CCGATCAGGAACAGAGGTCCAGTGAAGGTAAGCTTTTTCCAAAGCCCGCCCATTTTTTCAATATCCTGAGTATGTACAGCATGGATGACGCTGCCTGCTGCAAGGAATAACAATGCTTTAAAGAAAGCATGAGTCATTAAGTGGAATACTCCAGCAACATAACCGGCAGATCCTAATGCAAGCATCATATAGCCAAGCTGGCTGACAGTCGAGAATGCAAGAACACGCTTGATGTCAGTCTGGACAAGACCGATTGTTGCCGCAAAAATCGCTGTGAAGGCACCGATGATCGCAACAGTCAGCATAGCCGTTTCACTCGCATTGAATAGCGGGAACAGCGATGCGACCAAGTAAACACCGGCCGCTACCATCGTCGCTGCGTGGATTAACGCAGAAACTGGCGTCGGGCCTTCCATCGCGTCTGGAAGCCATGTATGAAGCGGGAACTGACCTGATTTACCAACTGCACCGATGAAGATCAGGATTGCAGTAAGGGTAATCATCGTACCTGAAATCGCGCCTTCTTCTACTGCGGCGAAAATTTCATCATATTCGAAGCTGCCAGTCTGCCAGAATAAGAGAATCATCCCGATCAGCAGCCCGACATCCCCGATACGTGTCATGATGAAGGCTTTCTTTGCAGCCGCTTTGGCGCTTTCTTTGTAAAAATAGAATCCAATCAACAGGAATGAACCTACACCGACCAATTCCCAGAAAATATAGGTCTGCAAAAGATTCGGCGAGATTACAAGACCAAGCATTGCAAAAGTAAATAGTCCTAGATAAGCATAGAAAACCGGGAAGCGCTCATCACCATGCATATACCCTTTTGAATAGGTATGCACAAGGAAGCTGACAAGAGACACGATCACCAGCATCAATGCGTTTAATTGATTTACTTCAAAGCCCGCAGTAAGTTCCAGATTCCCGATTGTCAGCCACACGGCTTCAGCTTTGAATGTAGACTCCGATAAGCGCTCGATCAGCACAAGGATGGAGTATACAAGAGAGGCAAGCGTCGCAAGAATCCCAACGAATGCGCTCGCTTCTTTAAGCTTTTTACCGAACAGCAGCAGGAATAGAAAGGATACAAGCGGGAACAGCGGAATGAGCCAAGCATTCTCCATTAATATCACAATCCCCTTTTTTGAACGCGCGCTATCTATCATATATACGCCCGTCAGATTGAGGCCCGTCTTTCACGGGGCAGTCCAGCTACAAGAAATCTTCTGGTTTTAACGGCAAATGCCGCCTTTGAAAAATTCAAATGGTCTATGAATCTAATTTTTCAATTGATCCATTTCATCGATATTGACTGTCCTGCGGTTGCGGTAAAGCGAAATCAGGATCGCCAGTCCTACCGCTACTTCAGCTGCTGCCACCGCAATCGAGAACAGCGCGAAAACCTGGCCAGTAATCGAAGGGTTGACTCCGTATTTACTGAAGGTTACCAGATTGATATTGACCGCATTCAGCATCAATTCGATGGAAATCAACACAATGACTGTGTTCTTCTTTGTCAGCGCACCATAAAGTCCGATGCAGAAAAGAATAAGTGCGAGCGCCAGATAGGCTGAAACCGGAACAGAACTCATTCCTGATCACCCTCCTTATCGTCATCCCTGCGCGCAAGCACGATTGCGCCGACAAGCGCAGCAAGCAGGATCACGGATGTCAGCTCAAACGGGATGATGTAATGCGAGAACAATGATACCCCGATTTGTTCTGTGTTATTTTCATGCAGTGTATTTGGTACTGCTTCGAAATTCAAATCGTAAATTCCAAAATACACAGCTGCTCCAAAGCCAATTACGCCTAGCAGCAGTGCAAGCTTGCGAAGGATTCCGCCCTTTGGTTCTGCTTCATCACCATGGTGGCGGGTAAGCATGATCCCGAACAGCATCATGATCGTGATGGCGCCGGAATAGATCATGACTTGGATGACCGCCAGGAATTCAGCGGACAAGAGCACATAAATACCTGCAATACTGACGAATGTAAAGACGAGCGCTACGACCATGTGGATTACCTTGGTAAGGTTCAATAAAAGCACGCCGCCGATTACCGCCACTAAAGCAAGTGACATAAACGCAAAGAATTCGCCTGTTAACGTCATGCTTTATTCACCTTCCGTATATTCTCATCATTTTCGTCAAGCCATTCCAGGTTCTTGAATAAATCATCCCGGCTGTATTCAGCAAGCTCAAAGTTGTTCGTCATGATGATCGCTTCAGTCGGGCAAACTTCTGTGCACAGGTCACAGAGGATGCAAAGTTCGAAGTTGATATCATACGTATCAATGATTTTGCCTTTTTTCGTTGGATCAGGATGCTTTTTACCAGTCAAATTAATGCAATCTGTCGGACAAATATTGGCACACTGGTTGCAGACGATGCATTTTTCAGGATAAAACTTCTGGATTCCGCGGAATCTGTCAGGAAGCGGAATCGGTTCGTTTGGATAATCGTAAGTCAGCTTTTCGCGAGTCAATTGTTTAAGGGTATAAGCTAATCCTTTAGTCCATCCTAGCACGTAATTCACCCCTTTAATGCAGGAAGCAATGGTGCTTCCGTTCTTATTTTAGAAAAAATTCTTTAATCAAAGCAGTAAGGAAGATGTTTGCAAGCGCTACCGGCAGAAGCACTTTCCATGCGAACTCCATCAATTGGTCGGCGCGGATACGCGGGAACGTAGCACGGAACCAGATGAGGATATAGACCACCAAGCTGAACTTGAGCGCGAACCATACAGCTCCTGGGATGAAGCCAAGGAACGGCAGCGGAAGCCAGCCTCCAAGGAATAATACAGTGATCAACGCAGACATTGCGAACATATACACATATTCAGCAAGCATGAACATCGCCCAGCGGAAGCCTGAGTACTCTGTGTGGAAACCGGCTACAAGCTCGTTTTCCGCTTCAGCAAGGTCAAACGGAACCCTGTTCAACTCAGCAGTAGCTGCGATGAAGAACACGATGAACGCGATTGGCTGCCACAGAATGAACCAGCCATTGTCACCTTGTGCTGCAACAATTTCATTAAGATTGAGGCTGCCTGTCAGCAGGACGATTCCAAGTACGCTCATGACCAGCGGGATTTCGTAGGAAATCATCTGGGCCGCGGCACGCATACCGCCAAGCAATGAGTACTTATTGTTGGAAGCCCATCCTGCCATCAGCATACCGACAATTGTCAGACCTGAAATAGCGATATAATACAGGAAACCAACATTCAAGTCAGCAAACTGCAGTTCGTCAGTCAAAGGAATCGTCGCCATGACCATGAAGGACGGCGCGAACGCGATGACCGGTGCGATAATGAACAGCGGCTTATCTGCTGCTTTTGGTATTAAGTCTTCCTTTACTAGTAGCTTTACAACGTCGGCAACGGATTGCAACAGCCCCCATTTACCGCCGACATGGGATGGACCATAACGGCCCTGCATGAAACCAAGCACTTTCCGCTCTGCCAGAATCGCCATCGTTACGAATCCAAGGATTACGAACAACAGGACGACGGCCAGGACGAAGAAGATGCTGAAATTCATAAGGCCTGCGCTTGATTCGAGTAGCTCCTGAACCATTATCCGTCTACCTCCCCAAGAACGATATCAACCGCTCCTAAAATTGCAATCAGATTTGAGATGCTTTCACCTTCGAGCAGTTTAGGGAGGATTTGCAGATTATAGAAGCTCGGTCGTCTGAACTTGAGACGGTACGGCTCTTTTTTGCCATCGCTGGAAATATAGCAGCCGATTTCGCCACGTGAGCCCTCGATCCGGACAAACGCTTCCCCTTTTGGAGCCTTGATGATTTTTGGAACCTTGGCTATGATTTCTCCGTCTTTCGGGAATTGCTGCACAGCCTGTTCGATGATTTTCAGTGACTCTTCGATTTCACCCATCCTTACATGGTAACGGGCAAGCGCGTCGCCTTCATCGCGAGTGACAACGTCAAAATCGAAGCGGTCATAGATTGAATACGGCTCATCCTTGCGCAGATCCCATTTGACGCCTGTTGAGCGCAGGTTCGGTCCGCTTAATGAGTAATTGATTGCATCTTCCTTTGTATATGTACCGATGTTCTTTGTACGGTTGAGGAAGATCTCGTTTCCTGATACCAGCTGGTGGTAGCCTTTTAACTGTCCTCTTAGATAAGGGACGAATTCAGCGACCTTTTCAATCCAGCCTTCCGGAGCATCCCATTTGACGCCGCCTACACGCATGTAGTTGAACGTCAGACGAGCACCAGACAATTCATTCAGCAGGTTGAGGATCATCTCACGGTCACGGAATGCGTAAAGCAATGGGCTTGTCGCACCGAAGTCGAGGATGAATGTGCCCCACCACAGCAGGTGGCTGGCAACCCTGTTCAATTCCATCGCCAGTACCCTTAGATACTCGGCGCGTTCAGGTACCTGTAAGCCCATCATCGTTTCGACTGCATGGACGATTACATAGTTATTCGTCATTGCCGATACGTAGTCCATCCGGTCTGTATACGGAATGATCTGTGTGTATTGCAGGTCTTCGGCTAGTTTTTCAGTACCGCGGTGCAAATAACCGATGACCGGCTTCGCTTCAACGATAATCTCACCATCAATTTTCAGAACGAGGCGGAATACACCGTGTGTACTAGGGTGCTGCGGGCCCACGTTCAAGAGCATTTCTTCTGTGCGTATCACGGGCTACACCTCCACATCATACGGTTCATAGTCTTTTCTTAATGGGTGGCCTACCCAGTCTTCACCAAGCATGATGCGATGGAGGTTTGGATGGCCTTCAAATTTGATGCCAAGCAGGTCATACGCTTCACATTCCGGCCAGTTCGCACCTGCCCACAGGTTCGCCAGTGACTCAATAACCGGCTGGTCGCGGTCAAGCTTGACCTTTAATGCAACGGACTGCCTGTTTTTGTATGAGTACAAGTGAACATACACTTCCATATGTGTCTGGAAGTCTGTTCCGTGAATCTCTGATAGGTAATCAAACCCTAATAGTTCGTTGTACTTCAGGAATTCAGCCAATCGGTAATATGATTCTCTCTTAGCGACAAGCGTCGGGACATCTTTTGAAAGAGGATTAATATACGAATCTTCCAAAATATCATCGCCTAGATTGTCGGTGATCGCTTTAACGTATTTATCTAAGTAAGGCTGGTTTGGAGATGGCTTTTTCTCTTCGACAGGCTCTTCTGCTCCTGTTTTTGCACCAGCTGCTGACTTAGCCTTTGCTGCAGCTGCGGCTTTTGCTTTGGCTGCGGCAATCGCTTTCGCTTTCTCGTCGTCAGCTGATCCACCGCCGGCTGCTGCGGCTTTCGCTTTTGCTGCTGCGGCCGCCTTCGCTTTCGCTACAGCTGCGGCTTTCTTTTTCGCAAGATCATCATCGTCTCCGGCTGAAGCGTCTGCTCCTCCAGCTGCCTCTTGAGCTTTCCTTTTTGCTGCCGCTGCTGCCTTTGCCTTCGCTACGGCTGCGGCTTTCTTTTTCTCAAGATCATCATCATCATCGCCTGCTGGAGCATCTGCCCCTCCAGCTGCCTCTTGGGCTTTTCTTTTTGCTGCCGCTGCTGCCTTTGCTTTCGCTACGGCTGCGGCTTTCTTTTTCGCGAGGTCATCGTCGTCTCCGGCTGAAGCTTCAGGCGCTGCAGATTCGTCAGTGCTTTCCTCTGCCTGGCCAGATGCCTTCATTTTAGCAAGAGCGGCTGCTTTCGCTTTTGCCGCTGCGGCTGCTTTTTTCTTGGCTAATTCAGCGTCTTGGCCCTCTACCGGAGCTGACACTTCCTCTTTCGCTTCCGATGCTTCTTCAGCCTGGCCACTTGCTTTCATTTTTGCCAGTGCAGCTGCTTTCGCCTTCGCTGCTGCGGCGGCTTTCCTTTTCGCAAGCTCGGCATCGTCACCTGCTGATGCTTCAACATTAGCGTCTGTTTCTTTCACTTCAGGTTCTGCGACTTTGTCGGCAACCTCTTTCGGGTCGTTTCCTTCCCCTGCCTGTTTAGCAGCCTGGCGCTGCTTCGCAAGCTCTTTCGCCTTTTGGGCTGCTTCTCTCTTTATCTGCTCTAAATCCTTTTCCCCGCTCATCGGTTAGATCACCTTCTTCCCGGTTTTCGCCTCATAACGGATTTTCTCTTTCAATTTATTAATCCCGTAAATCAATGCTGCAGGATTCGGCGGGCAACCCGGTATGTAAACATCGACCGGCACAATCTGATCGACACCTTTTACAACTGAGTATGATTTTACATATGGACCGCCTGCTGTCGCGCATGATCCCATCGCGATAACCCATTTAGGTTCTGCCAATTGGTCATACAGTCTGCGGACAGTCGGAGCCATTTTTTTCGTAACAGTGCCTGAAACAATCATGACATCGGACTGACGAGGCGAGTTTCGGTAGAATGTCCCGAAACGGTCCAGGTCATAGTGAGCCGAACTCGATGCCATCATTTCGATTGCACAGCACGCAAGGCCGAAAGTCATTGGCCACATGGAGTTGCTCCTTGCCCAGCCTTTAACCTGTTCAAGAGTTGTCACGAATACGTTTCTTTGGAGTTCTGCTACTTCTTCAGGTGAGAAATCATCCAACTTTAAATCCATTTTAGCACCTTCTTTTTCCATGCGTAGATGAGTCCAATCAGAAGCATCACCACGAAAATCAGCATCTCGATCAATGCGAAGATTCCCAGCTTCTCATAGGCGACAGCCCATGGATACAAAAACGCTGTTTCTACATCAAAAATAACGAACATAAGAGCAAAAACATAATAACGGACATTAAACTGGACCCGCGCATCACTGAACGGTACCATCCCGCTCTCGTAGGTGGTATATTTCCGCTCGTCCTGCTTGTATTTCGGCCGCAGAAGCTTAGCCGCAAACAAAGCTACGATTGGAAGCAATACCCCGAGACATAGGAACACAAAGACTATCAAATAGTTATTTTGATATAGATTCAACTGCTCCATGCCCATCCCTCCAATGTTGTGAAATTTTCATACTTTTTAATCTTGTAACCGATAACAATTATACCATTGTTACAATAGTGTGTCGACAAGCCTTTGAACAATCTGGCAACCTTCTTCCATGCCCTTTTCAATAGAGAAATAGTTTCTGAATTGAGGTGATTTGGACTGGAAAAAAGACGGCTCCCCTTTCATACTTAGTTGCTTGGAAGGCAATATATTCTTACTCTTTTGCCCAGGCTTTTTCGGGCGCCTGCCGGTTTGGAGGGTGCAGCCTCCTGATCATGCGCTTTTAAAGGTAAAACGTAGCAGACAATCGGTTACATTCTATATTTAATCCAATTTGGTTTAAGTTGTCAGTGACGTTTGTCAACATTGGGGAATCTGTTAGGTAGAGTGATTTTGAATTGTTTTTTTGGCGATTTGTTTGGTGATTTTTGCGGCTGAAGGAGGAACGAATGCAGAGTTCTGCTAATTCTGCTTCCAAACTGGTTGATTGGAAGGAGGAAATCTTCTGATTTGGCGAAAATTTGTGGGTGAATTAAGAAATTCTACTGAAAATTGGAGAGTAAATTGGCTGGTGTTTAGTTTTATTGGCGGTTTTCACAATTTTATTGGCGATAATTTCGTTTTATTGGCGAAAAAAATTTTTTATTGGCGATAATTTGATTTTATTGGCGATTTTCACTACTTTATTGGCGAAACGGAATCTGCACCCAGATTTATAAGGTTACTGGCAGCAGATTCGCAATGCCACGCACATCAAAAACACCCCCCAGCATCGCCGGAGGGTGTTGTAGTATCTTAGATTCTGCGTTCTGCAACTGAAATACGGTTGATCGCACGCTGCAGGGCAAGCTCTGCACGCTTGAAGTCGACGTTCTCCTGCTGTCTTTCACGCAGGCGCTGTTCAGCGCGTTCTTTTGCTTTAAGTGCACGTTCAAGATCGATTTCAGATGATTGTTCTGCAGATTGAGCAAGGATGGTTACCTGCTCAGGACGGACCTCGAGGAAGCCGCCGCTGACTGCAATGAACTCGTTTTTGCTGCCATTTTTTAAACGGACAGCGCCAATTTGTAGCGGTGCAACCATAGGAATGTGGCCTGGCAAGATTCCAAGCTCGCCTGTGCTAGCTTTTGTGCTTACCATTTCAACATCTGATTCATACACCGGCCCATCGGGAGTAACAACACTGACTTTAATCGTCTTCATTTTTTACCCTCCTGGTCCGTTATTAGACCTCTACACCCATACGTTTTGCATTCTCGATAACTTCTTCGATTCGGCCAACTAGGCGGAATGCATCTTCTGGAAGGTGGTCATATTTGCCGTCAAGGATTTCAGCGAATCCTTTAACTGTTTCTTTAACTGGCACGTAAGAACCTTTCTGTCCTGTGAACTGTTCTGCTACGTGGAAGTTTTGTGACAAGTAGAACTGGATACGGCGAGCGCGGTGTACAGTCAGCTTATCTTCGTCAGAAAGCTCATCCATACCAAGGATCGCGATGATATCCTGAAGTTCTCTGTAACGCTGCAATGTTTGCTGTACGCGACGAGCTACTGAATAGTGGTCTTCGCCAACGATTTCAGGTGTCAATGCACGTGAAGTCGAAGCAAGTGGATCCACCGCAGGGTAGATACCCATTTCAGAAAGCTTACGCTCAAGGTTCGTTGTTGCATCCAAGTGAGCGAAAGTTGTAGCCGGAGCCGGGTCAGTGTAGTCATCGGCAGGTACATAGATCGCCTGGATGGAAGTAACAGAACCTACGTTAGTAGATGTGATACGTTCCTGCAATTTACCCATTTCAGTTGCAAGAGTCGGCTGGTAACCTACCGCTGATGGCATACGGCCAAGTAGGGCAGAAACCTCAGAACCTGCTTGCGTGAAACGGAAGATGTTATCCATGAAGAAAAGAACGTCCTGTCCTTGCTCATCACGGAAATATTCAGCCATTGTCAAACCAGTCAGGGCAACACGCATACGTGCTCCTGGCGGCTCGTTCATCTGTCCGAATACCATCGCTGTTTGCTTGATAACGCCGGAGTCAGTCATTTCGTGGTAAAGGTCATTTCCTTCACGTGTACGCTCACCAACACCTGCAAATACGGAGATACCGCTGTGCTCTTGAGCGATGTTGTTGATCAATTCCTGGATAAGAACGGTTTTACCTACACCGGCACCACCGAACAATCCGATCTTACCACCCTTGATATATGGAGCAAGAAGGTCAACTACCTTGATACCTGTTTCAAGGATTTCAACCTCAGTTGAAAGCTGTTCGAATGTTGGAGCTTCCCTGTGGATTGAATCGCGGCGTGCATCAGCAGCAACTGGAGCGTCAAGGTCGATTGACTCACCCAATACGTTGAATACACGTCCTAGTGTTACGTCCCCAACCGGAACGGAGATTGGAGCACCTGTATCTAATACTTCCACGCCACGCTTAAGGCCGTCTGTGGAAGACATCGCGATTGTACGAACTGTGTCATCGCCTAAGTGAAGGGCTACTTCAAGAGTTAGTT
The window above is part of the Mesobacillus jeotgali genome. Proteins encoded here:
- the nuoK gene encoding NADH-quinone oxidoreductase subunit NuoK, with amino-acid sequence MSSVPVSAYLALALILFCIGLYGALTKKNTVIVLISIELMLNAVNINLVTFSKYGVNPSITGQVFALFSIAVAAAEVAVGLAILISLYRNRRTVNIDEMDQLKN
- a CDS encoding NADH-quinone oxidoreductase subunit C, translated to MSGEKDLEQIKREAAQKAKELAKQRQAAKQAGEGNDPKEVADKVAEPEVKETDANVEASAGDDAELAKRKAAAAAKAKAAALAKMKASGQAEEASEAKEEVSAPVEGQDAELAKKKAAAAAKAKAAALAKMKASGQAEESTDESAAPEASAGDDDDLAKKKAAAVAKAKAAAAAKRKAQEAAGGADAPAGDDDDDLEKKKAAAVAKAKAAAAAKRKAQEAAGGADASAGDDDDLAKKKAAAVAKAKAAAAAKAKAAAAGGGSADDEKAKAIAAAKAKAAAAAKAKSAAGAKTGAEEPVEEKKPSPNQPYLDKYVKAITDNLGDDILEDSYINPLSKDVPTLVAKRESYYRLAEFLKYNELLGFDYLSEIHGTDFQTHMEVYVHLYSYKNRQSVALKVKLDRDQPVIESLANLWAGANWPECEAYDLLGIKFEGHPNLHRIMLGEDWVGHPLRKDYEPYDVEV
- a CDS encoding F0F1 ATP synthase subunit epsilon gives rise to the protein MKTIKVSVVTPDGPVYESDVEMVSTKASTGELGILPGHIPMVAPLQIGAVRLKNGSKNEFIAVSGGFLEVRPEQVTILAQSAEQSSEIDLERALKAKERAEQRLRERQQENVDFKRAELALQRAINRISVAERRI
- a CDS encoding NADH-quinone oxidoreductase subunit B family protein is translated as MDLKLDDFSPEEVAELQRNVFVTTLEQVKGWARSNSMWPMTFGLACCAIEMMASSSAHYDLDRFGTFYRNSPRQSDVMIVSGTVTKKMAPTVRRLYDQLAEPKWVIAMGSCATAGGPYVKSYSVVKGVDQIVPVDVYIPGCPPNPAALIYGINKLKEKIRYEAKTGKKVI
- a CDS encoding NADH-quinone oxidoreductase subunit A, whose product is MEQLNLYQNNYLIVFVFLCLGVLLPIVALFAAKLLRPKYKQDERKYTTYESGMVPFSDARVQFNVRYYVFALMFVIFDVETAFLYPWAVAYEKLGIFALIEMLIFVVMLLIGLIYAWKKKVLKWI
- a CDS encoding NADH-quinone oxidoreductase subunit D gives rise to the protein MIRTEEMLLNVGPQHPSTHGVFRLVLKIDGEIIVEAKPVIGYLHRGTEKLAEDLQYTQIIPYTDRMDYVSAMTNNYVIVHAVETMMGLQVPERAEYLRVLAMELNRVASHLLWWGTFILDFGATSPLLYAFRDREMILNLLNELSGARLTFNYMRVGGVKWDAPEGWIEKVAEFVPYLRGQLKGYHQLVSGNEIFLNRTKNIGTYTKEDAINYSLSGPNLRSTGVKWDLRKDEPYSIYDRFDFDVVTRDEGDALARYHVRMGEIEESLKIIEQAVQQFPKDGEIIAKVPKIIKAPKGEAFVRIEGSRGEIGCYISSDGKKEPYRLKFRRPSFYNLQILPKLLEGESISNLIAILGAVDIVLGEVDG
- the atpD gene encoding F0F1 ATP synthase subunit beta gives rise to the protein MNKGRVLQVMGPVVDVKFESGNLPEIYNALKIVTSDADVNIELTLEVALHLGDDTVRTIAMSSTDGLKRGVEVLDTGAPISVPVGDVTLGRVFNVLGESIDLDAPVAADARRDSIHREAPTFEQLSTEVEILETGIKVVDLLAPYIKGGKIGLFGGAGVGKTVLIQELINNIAQEHSGISVFAGVGERTREGNDLYHEMTDSGVIKQTAMVFGQMNEPPGARMRVALTGLTMAEYFRDEQGQDVLFFMDNIFRFTQAGSEVSALLGRMPSAVGYQPTLATEMGKLQERITSTNVGSVTSIQAIYVPADDYTDPAPATTFAHLDATTNLERKLSEMGIYPAVDPLASTSRALTPEIVGEDHYSVARRVQQTLQRYRELQDIIAILGMDELSDEDKLTVHRARRIQFYLSQNFHVAEQFTGQKGSYVPVKETVKGFAEILDGKYDHLPEDAFRLVGRIEEVIENAKRMGVEV
- the nuoI gene encoding NADH-quinone oxidoreductase subunit NuoI gives rise to the protein MLGWTKGLAYTLKQLTREKLTYDYPNEPIPLPDRFRGIQKFYPEKCIVCNQCANICPTDCINLTGKKHPDPTKKGKIIDTYDINFELCILCDLCTEVCPTEAIIMTNNFELAEYSRDDLFKNLEWLDENDENIRKVNKA
- a CDS encoding NADH-quinone oxidoreductase subunit J; its protein translation is MTLTGEFFAFMSLALVAVIGGVLLLNLTKVIHMVVALVFTFVSIAGIYVLLSAEFLAVIQVMIYSGAITIMMLFGIMLTRHHGDEAEPKGGILRKLALLLGVIGFGAAVYFGIYDLNFEAVPNTLHENNTEQIGVSLFSHYIIPFELTSVILLAALVGAIVLARRDDDKEGDQE
- the nuoL gene encoding NADH-quinone oxidoreductase subunit L; translated protein: MENAWLIPLFPLVSFLFLLLFGKKLKEASAFVGILATLASLVYSILVLIERLSESTFKAEAVWLTIGNLELTAGFEVNQLNALMLVIVSLVSFLVHTYSKGYMHGDERFPVFYAYLGLFTFAMLGLVISPNLLQTYIFWELVGVGSFLLIGFYFYKESAKAAAKKAFIMTRIGDVGLLIGMILLFWQTGSFEYDEIFAAVEEGAISGTMITLTAILIFIGAVGKSGQFPLHTWLPDAMEGPTPVSALIHAATMVAAGVYLVASLFPLFNASETAMLTVAIIGAFTAIFAATIGLVQTDIKRVLAFSTVSQLGYMMLALGSAGYVAGVFHLMTHAFFKALLFLAAGSVIHAVHTQDIEKMGGLWKKLTFTGPLFLIGTLAISGVPLFSGFFSKDEILIAAWAHGNYTLFWLAVIAAFFTAFYMFRLFFMVFSGEARSEMKNVHESPSVMTLPMVVLAVLAVVAGYVNTPWFGAFLGDWLVEGNEALGHGHIEGPGWIMIVATAVSLLGILLAWMMYSKKSVSRDWLSSRAPIAYGIVKNKYYIDEIYNQSIVFAAKGISLFLRFIEVFLVEGLVKLTTAAVQGLGKTGAKIQNGQVQTYGTIAFVGLAVLIVIYALTGGYL
- the nuoH gene encoding NADH-quinone oxidoreductase subunit NuoH; this encodes MVQELLESSAGLMNFSIFFVLAVVLLFVILGFVTMAILAERKVLGFMQGRYGPSHVGGKWGLLQSVADVVKLLVKEDLIPKAADKPLFIIAPVIAFAPSFMVMATIPLTDELQFADLNVGFLYYIAISGLTIVGMLMAGWASNNKYSLLGGMRAAAQMISYEIPLVMSVLGIVLLTGSLNLNEIVAAQGDNGWFILWQPIAFIVFFIAATAELNRVPFDLAEAENELVAGFHTEYSGFRWAMFMLAEYVYMFAMSALITVLFLGGWLPLPFLGFIPGAVWFALKFSLVVYILIWFRATFPRIRADQLMEFAWKVLLPVALANIFLTALIKEFFLK